In the Leguminivora glycinivorella isolate SPB_JAAS2020 chromosome 14, LegGlyc_1.1, whole genome shotgun sequence genome, one interval contains:
- the LOC125233280 gene encoding sodium-independent sulfate anion transporter has protein sequence MASPSKNRFKRQAWCRRLLRKRLPIVTWLPLYNSDKAVADLIAGITVGLTVIPQALAYATLAGLEPQDGLYSSFMCCFVYVIFGSCKDITLGPTALLALMTHAQIQGTPPRPEYAVLLCFLTGVVQLVMGMLHLGVLIDFISVPVTVGFTSATSVIIAVSQLKGLLGLSFKSGGFLTTVKMVAENLPNARLADSALGITCIIILLLMRKMKDIKLSRSKKGLKKTLWLLSTSRNAIVVIVCSLISFGFESQPFRITGRVKEGLPSWNLPPFSTFANGDYVSFMDMCSELGSSIILVPIIGVLGNVAIAKAFASGESVDATQELLTLSLANILGSFVGAFPITGSFSRSAVNHASGVATQAGSLYTGTLVLLALSLLTPYFYYIPKAALAAVVICAVIFMIEYEVVKPMWRSRRADLVPAFATFCVCLVVGVEIGILVGVVLNVLLLLYPSARPQMDAEIVTNASGLSYLLVTVGNSLYFPGVEYIRQYVERAAKKQAGCRMPVVIDCRYVLGADFTAAKGICALSSSLVSRGQPLVLLSPRSNVSAVFKGAGSSVVVVPSANELERALQDLTGQIALPLLNGKKETITPPPSYTSLQLDDVTEIITEDRTQTPLLKVESAKTISDSSGVNDT, from the exons ATGGCGTCACCTTCAAAAAACCGCTTCAAAAGGCAAGCATGGTGCCGTCGATTGCTAAGAAAAAGACTGCCCATTGTGACATGGCTGCCCCTGTACAACTCAGATAAGGCTGTGGCCGATCTTATAGCGGGCATAACGGTCGGGCTGACGGTCATACCCCAGGCGCTGGCTTACGCTACACTCGCCGGCTTAGAGCCGCAG GACGGCCTATACTCCTCATTCATGTGCTGCTTCGTATACGTGATCTTTGGCTCCTGTAAAGACATCACGCTGGGCCCCACCGCTCTCCTGGCATTAATGACACACGCTCAAATACAAGGGACGCCACCGCGGCCAGAATATGCCGTGCTACTGTGCTTCTTGACTGGTGTTGTGCAGCTGGTCATGGGAATGCTGCATTTAG GGGTCCTGATAGACTTCATATCGGTGCCGGTCACCGTGGGCTTTACGTCGGCCACGTCGGTCATTATCGCCGTATCGCAGCTGAAAGGACTGCTCGGCCTTAGCTTCAAGTCCGGAGGGTTCCTGACAACCGTCAAAATG GTGGCAGAAAATTTACCAAATGCAAGACTCGCAGACAGCGCCTTAGGAATAAcgtgtataattattttactacTAATGCGT aaaatgaAAGATATTAAATTATCAAGAAGCAAGAAGGGCCTAAAGAAGACGCTGTGGCTGTTGTCCACCTCACGGAACGCGATCGTCGTCATAGTATGCTCGTTAATATCGTTCGGGTTCGAGTCCCAGCCTTTCCGGATAACGGGACGGGTAAA aGAAGGCCTCCCATCCTGGAACCTGCCCCCCTTCAGCACGTTCGCCAATGGAGACTACGTATCATTCATGGACATGTGCTCAGAGCTGGGATCCTCGATCATTCTAGTGCCCATCATTGGTGTGCTGGGCAATGTGGCTATCGCTAAAGCGTTCG CGAGCGGCGAATCAGTGGACGCAACTCAAGAGTTATTAACACTGTCTCTGGCCAACATACTGGGTTCCTTCGTCGGCGCCTTCCCAATCACGGGTTCATTCTCGCGCAGTGCCGTCAACCACGCCAGCGGTGTGGCCACACAAGCGGGCAGCCTGTATACAG GTACCCTGGTGTTGTTGGCGCTAAGTCTGCTCACGCCGTATTTCTACTACATCCCGAAGGCGGCGCTGGCCGCGGTTGTGATATGTGCTGTGATATTTATGATAGAGTATGAG GTGGTGAAGCCAATGTGGCGATCCCGTCGCGCTGACCTCGTGCCTGCCTTCGCAACGTTCTGTGTATGCCTCGTAGTCGGCGTAGAAATTGGTATATTAGTGGGCGTTGTACTGAATGTATTACTGCTCCTGTACCCCAGTGCGAGGCCTCAGATGGACGCAGAAATAGTCACG aatgcGTCCGGTCTCAGCTACCTCCTAGTGACAGTCGGCAACAGCCTATACTTCCCCGGAGTGGAATACATCAGGCAATATGTGGAGCGAGCCGCTAAGAAGCAGGCTGGGTGCAGAATGCCTGTGGTTATTGATTGCAGATATGTGCTcg GTGCTGATTTCACAGCAGCAAAAGGCATCTGCGCGCTATCTAGCTCGCTAGTATCAAGAGGGCAGCCCCTAGTGTTGCTCTCACCTCGGAGCAACGTTTCAGCTGTGTTCAAAGGAGCAGGGTCCAGTGTGGTCGTCGTCCCTTCTGCCAACGAGTTAGAACGCGCGTTGCAAG ATCTCACCGGGCAAATAGCCCTGCCCCTACTAAACGGTAAAAAAGAGACGATCACACCACCACCGTCGTACACCTCCCTACAACTAGATGACGTCACAGAAATCATCACAGAGGACAGAACCCAGACTCCCTTGCTGAAGGTCGAGAGCGCGAAGACGATCAGTGATTCCAGTGGGGTCAATGACACTTGA